In Topomyia yanbarensis strain Yona2022 chromosome 2, ASM3024719v1, whole genome shotgun sequence, one DNA window encodes the following:
- the LOC131681667 gene encoding CCR4-NOT transcription complex subunit 1 isoform X2 gives MNQEPCSNALTQITYLVSNLNKKNLASSSRQLAQFVKDFGLEADRHLLRCLFSAIDFPGAAAGDASVGSSRSSNSNNNSSPLQARLLSQELVGLLDKPQLVGNICQAVDDPLPHQRTLVPSVNLATQIARTLNCSLIQEAALSLALLHSAHPDTVLSAEALGRSCLGELIQSYIDLEPSQPNQEGSLNDVSPEVLQHILSLISHDKHRVLGLSDTTYVKFVQQLCRDFPRDRVPLILAPLLYPEDSEISAESVKLNSQALLRSSVMDTAWGSLVMEIGYTFTTSLEDCKNHLLKVGGREISAQDVAKIISSMCLTHASLSESSINLPTPSSFWPQGNDPGGKGKDSQGGGSGGENSTWKPEIFVQALKEVIPGLNWKDVCLALDHPEFLIKDRAGLSLLLSIVKMGVQSSGLGQHFPVECVYQRWTNVEGQLSLITMILKCPDLYSFADHIYTSVSVDLLKTPPETDNKEVASWMSLHLVDVLLYIADNGFYAQAMELFKIPIQLCPDIIFMALLQINPPVSVSRQELFTTLIPIFLGNHPNSGTILHHAWNNTNFNPSLRHIILHSMSEWYLRGENDQSRLSRILDVAQDLKALSNLLNVRSFIFIIDLACLASRREYLKLEKWLADKIREHGEPFVKTIIKFLQRRCPQIMVGKFADEQIPKSAQLPPETLSTILTCLQACVGNVSQEVAEIIMGMAQYNLLLTSKTRAQQAPQQQQPPPPGVLRPHRGLETPFNASALGGQIFPGPSVEPLSGLAGNMAGLNLGAPGNSAFSFGSALGNLVSTPASPSRLLAGPSNSPFPLMSMPPTAPVGNIGRLPQTPTGDKLTLPNAGQTSFPEIGCQQVSKEVEDEANSYFQRIYNHPPHNNLSIDEVLDMLQRFKDSPIRRECDVYQCMLRNLFEEYKFFPQYPDKELQITAQLFGGMVERNLVTTYVALGLALRCVLDALKKQEGSKMYYFGITALDRFKNKLHLYPKYCEYVHSIPHFDQFPPHLIEYIEFGAQGLEPPNKTLGPGPLPASITQLLPGPSVVAGGNPLYRSNSVTGTSNLTAAAAPAPAKVNLGTQLTTSSQPPRVKSIANATNIDTLLVATQDGEEKIITPPDAMQDKTAFIFNNLSQINLQQKCEEIKDIIQKDYHAWLAQYLVLKRASIEVNFHVLYSNFLDALKISEINKLVTKETFRNIKVLLRSDKGIANFSDRSLLKNLGHWLGMMTLGRNKPILQLDIDMKSLLVEAYNKGQQELLYVVPFVAKVLESCAKSKVFKPPNPWTMAIMNVLAELHQEQDLKLNLKFEIEVLCKNLNIDVTDLKPAVYLKDPERAQNIEYQLSQPKLVKEMQPIPVMQQVAEEMVSAGPSGSPAIPVMDPSLAVTGPPEPRFHYSDINIASFACINQHVTYSPNITLLHTHPHLKQIVKTALERTITDWITPVVERSVKIASKTCEQIIKKDFALDSDEQRMRTASHNLARNLAAGMAMITCRDQLMQNIQTNIKTAFMTTLSPAQKDVAEAAANQLAADNMELVSAFIQKTAIEKVVPEMDKLLATEYDMRKIARQEGRRYCDASVLTYQAERMPERIRLSVGGVSLSQLAVYEEFARNIPGFQPITDRDNALFAPKLVVDPIPQQQQVPQFAAAAAAVAAVTPDEIGVLYDELASKMEAFLNSAVNMPQLQVHVNNMHTLLECLIISRRSRENLTACNLLNKAVEGIMEGLMNIPDHIDQIKLYRDIHLRVMRLLQDPRAFGPVWTNKAITRYMLECREDVRYNVEAVDLLISSNFVNMPQYDMMLMQLMDNGNNYVAVVFAMQLVQTYFIDERPNSVITENDLLNTIDLLARLAVHSRAPEGLAHLIEMLRSNHDPNTFLVDRALAGPTSYIHSGIIQARATDIEDPPGFADRTEYLLKDWITIYHTQAAGRDPIKAFSIFVNKMNVYGILKGDEPLTRFFRHATQCCIDLTYRNMNDPSSKSKIFQWIDAYVRLIALLVKHSGESGNSSTKLNLLNKVLGIVVGILLQDQEVHGTAFQQLGYHRIFIMLFLELSAHDPVLENISLSVITAFCHTFHILRPSLAPGFCYSWLELISHRVFIGRILASIPQQKGWSMYSQLLIDLFKYLAPFLRNAELAKPVQHLYKGTLRVLLVLLHDFPEFLCDYHFGFCDVIPPNCIQMRNLILSAYPRNMRLPDPFTPNLKVDMLTDIGGAPRIFTNYAAAITPNSFKKDLDSYLKARSPVTFLSELRSNLQISNEPGSRYNIPLMNALVLYVGTQAIAHIRSKNLGPTMATIVHSAHMDIFQNLAVDLDNEGRYLFLNAIANQLRYPNSHTHYFSCAILYLFVEANSEAIQEQITRVLLERLIVNRPHPWGLLITFIELIKNPAYKFWDHDFVHCAPEIEKLFESVANSCMVVKSKSQQQMPNVESEIAECN, from the exons ACTCTTGTACCATCGGTCAACCTTGCGACGCAAATTGCGAGAACCCTCAACTGTTCGCTGATTCAGGAAGCCGCCCTTTCGTTGGCCCTACTCCACTCCGCACATCCGGACACTGTACTCAGCGCGGAAGCTCTCGGTCGTAGCTGTTTGGGTGAACTTATTCAGTCTTACATCGATTTAG AACCCAGTCAACCGAACCAGGAAGGAAGTCTAAACGACGTTTCGCCTGAAGTCTTGCAGCACATTCTTTCGCTCATCTCCCACGACAAACATCGAGTGCTTGGTCTGTCGGATACAACCTACGTCAAGTTTGTGCAGCAGCTGTGTCGCGATTTTCCGCGGGATCGAGTACCCTTGATACTAGCTCCATTACTTTACCCAGAAGACTCGGAAATTTCGGCCGAATCGGTCAAACTGAATTCGCAAGCCCTGCTGCGTTCGTCTGTGATGGACACGGCTTGGGGCAGTCTAGTGATGGAGATTGGTTATACTTTTACGACCTCGTTGGAGGACTGTAAAAATCATCTGCTCAAGGTCGGTGGAAGGGAGATTTCGGCGCAAGATGTTGCCAAGATAATATCGTCTATGTGTTTAACGCATGCGTCTCTTTCGGAGAGTAGTATCAATTTACCGACACCCAGTAGCTTTTGGCCGCAAGGAAATGATCCTGGAGGGAAAGGAAAGGATAGTCAAGGTGGGGGTTCCGGAGGAGAGAACAGCACCTGGAAGCCGGAGATTTTTGTGCAGGCTCTGAAGGAAGTAATACCAGGTTTGAATTGGAAGGATGTCTGTTTGGCGCTAGATCATCCGGAATTTCTTATCAAGGATAGAGCAGGGCTTTCATTGCTGTTATCGATTGTAAAAATGGGAGTCCAATCTAGTGGTTTGGGACAGCATTTCCCCGTAGAGTGTGTCTATCAGCGCTGGACAAACGTGGAAGGCCAGCTGTCGTTGATTACAATGATTTTGAAGTGTCCAGATTTGTACTCATTTGCTGATCATATCTACACGAGCGTTTCGGTCGACTTACTGAAAACGCCACCGGAAACGGATAATAAAGAGGTAGCTTCGTGGATGTCTCTTCATCTGGTTGACGTTCTGCTGTATATCGCTGACAATGGATTCTACGCCCAAGCTATGGAGCTATTCAAAATTCCGATTCAACTGTGCCCAGATATAATTTTTATGGCACTCTTGCAGATCAATCCACCGGTCTCTGTCTCGCGTCAGGAGCTGTTCACGACACTGATTCCTATATTTCTAGGAAATCATCCAAATTCTGGAACCATTTTACATCACGCCTGGAACAATACCAATTTCAATCCCTCATTGAGACACATTATTTTACATTCGATGAGTGAGTGGTATCTTCGTGGAGAGAACGATCAATCGCGCCTGTCTCGCATACTGGATGTAGCCCAAGATCTGAAGGCACTTtcaaatttgttgaacgttagaTCATTTATTTTCATAATTGATTTGGCTTGTTTGGCCTCACGGCGTGAGTATTTGAAATTGGAAAAGTGGCTGGCCGACAAAATACGTGAACACGGGGAACCGTTTGTGAAGACCATCATCAAATTTCTTCAACGACGCTGTCCACAGATCATGGTCGGAAAATTTGCTGACGAACAAATTCCTAAATCAGCTCAGCTACCACCGGAGACGTTGAGTACGATTTTGACTTGTTTGCAAGCATGTGTTGGTAATGTTAGCCAAGAAGTAGCGGAAATTATTATGGGAATGGCTCAATATAATCTGCTGTTGACCAGTAAAACTCGCGCCCAACAGGCACCTCAACAGCAACAACCTCCGCCGCCTGGTGTTCTAAGACCGCACCGTGGTTTGGAAACCCCCTTCAATGCTTCAGCTTTGGGAGGACAGATCTTCCCAGGGCCATCTGTTGAGCCACTTTCCGGATTGGCTGGCAATATGGCTGGTTTGAACCTGGGTGCTCCAGGGAATAGTGCTTTTAGTTTCGGAAGTGCCCTCGGAAATCTTGTATCGACTCCAGCATCTCCGTCTAGGCTGCTAGCTGGTCCATCAAACAGTCCTTTCCCGTTGATGTCAATGCCGCCAACGGCACCAGTTGGGAATATCGGACGCTTGCCGCAAACTCCCACAGGAGACAAGTTGACATTACCCAATGCAGGTCAAACTTCCTTCCCAGAGATCGGTTGTCAGCAGGTATCGAAAGAAGTCGAAGATGAAGCTAACAGCTACTTCCAGCGGATATACAATCATCCACCGCACAATAATTTGTCTATCGATGAAGTGTTAGATATGCTACAGCGCTTCAAAGATTCGCCGATTCGTCGAGAATGTGACGTATATCAATGTATGCTGCGCAACTTGTTCGAGGAATACAAGTTTTTCCCTCAGTATCCGGACAAGGAACTGCAGATCACGGCGCAGCTTTTTGGAGGCATGGTCGAAAGAAACCTGGTTACTACCTATGTTGCCCTGGGTCTAGCACTTCGTTGTGTTCTTGATGCTCTGAAGAAGCAAGAAGGATCCAAGATGTATTATTTTGGCATCACAGCATTGGACCGTTTCAAAAACAAACTGCACCTGTACCCAAAGTACTGCGAATACGTTCATTCAATTCCGCACTTCGATCAGTTCCCACCGCACTTGATTGAGTACATCGAATTTGGAGCACAAGGCCTAGAACCACCGAACAAAACACTTGGACCAGGACCACTACCTGCATCCATCACCCAACTTTTACCGGGGCCATCTGTAGTAGCCGGTGGAAATCCGCTTTACCGTAGTAATTCTGTAACAGGAACTAGCAACctgacagcagcagcagctccGGCACCAGCAAAGGTTAATCTGGGAACACAGCTAACTACCAGTTCCCAACCACCGCGTGTTAAGTCCATTGCTAATGCGACTAACATCGATACCCTGCTGGTAGCCACTCAGGATGGAGAAGAGAAGATCATCACTCCACCAGACGCCATGCAGGACAAAACTGCCTTCATCTTCAACAATTTGAGTCAAATCAATCTTCAACAAAAGTGCGAAGAAATTAAAGATATCATTCAAAAGGACTACCATGCATGGTTGGCTCAGTACCTGGTGCTGAAACGAGCTTCAATAGAAGTTAATTTCCACGTGTTGTACTCCAACTTTCTGGATgcccttaaaatttcagaaatcaacaAACTGGTGACAAAGGAAACTTTTCGGAACATCAAAGTACTTCTACGTTCCGATAAAGGAATTGCCAACTTTTCCGACAGAAGTTTGCTTAAGAACCTGGGTCACTGGCTCGGAATGATGACATTGGGACGTAACAAACCGATTCTGCAGTTAGATATTGATATGAAATCACTCCTGGTGGAAGCATACAATAAGGGTCAGCAAGAGCTTCTGTATGTGGTTCCATTTGTGGCCAAAGTGCTTGAATCTTGCGCAAAAAGTAAGGTGTTCAAGCCTCCAAATCCATGGACGATGGCCATCATGAATGTATTGGCAGAGCTACATCAAGAGCAGGATCTTAAATTAAATCTAAAATTCGAGATTGAGGTTCTATGCAAGAACCTGAACATTGATGTTACAGATTTGAAGCCAGCGGTGTACTTGAAGGATCCGGAACGTGCCCAAAATATTGAGTATCAGCTTTCCCAGCCGAAATTGGTTAAGGAAATGCAACCGATACCTGTTATGCAGCAGGTTGCCGAGGAAATGGTGTCTGCCGGACCTTCTGGATCTCCGGCCATTCCTGTTATGGACCCATCACTAGCCGTTACTGGTCCCCCTGAACCACGCTTCCATTACTCCGATATCAACATCGCCAGTTTTGCTTGTATCAATCAACATGTGACCTACTCGCCAAACATCACACTCCTGCATACTCACCCTCATCTAAAACAAATCGTCAAAACAGCCTTGGAACGAACCATCACCGATTGGATTACTCCGGTTGTGGAGAGAAGCGTCAAAATCGCGTCTAAAACTTGTGAGCAGATCATCAAAAAAGACTTTGCTCTCGATTCGGACGAGCAACGCATGCGAACAGCATCCCATAATTTGGCACGCAATCTGGCAGCTGGTATGGCGATGATCACCTGCCGCGATCAGCTGATGCAAAACATTCAGACCAACATTAAAACCGCCTTCATGACGACACTCAGCCCGGCGCAGAAGGACGTGGCGGAAGCTGCAGCGAACCAGTTAGCTGCAGACAACATGGAGCTGGTATCGGCGTTCATACAGAAAACTGCTATTGAGAAAGTTGTTCCCGAAATGGATAAACTGCTCGCAACGGAATACGATATGCGTAAAATTGCTCGCCAGGAAGGCCGCAGATACTGCGACGCCAGTGTATTGACTTACCAGGCTGAGCGAATGCCGGAACGGATTCGGTTGAGCGTTGGAGGAGTCTCGCTAAGCCAACTGGCGGTGTACGAGGAGTTTGCAAGAAATATTCCCGGCTTCCAACCAATTACCGATCGAGATAATGCGCTGTTTGCACCGAAGTTGGTAGTG GATCCGATTCCACAGCAGCAACAGGTTCCGCAGTTCGCAGCTGCAGCCGCCGCTGTTGCCGCTGTAACTCCAGATGAGATTGGTGTGCTGTATGATGAACTAGCGAGCAAGATGGAAGCGTTCCTGAATAGTGCGGTCAATATGCCACAGTTGCAG GTACACGTCAACAATATGCACACACTGCTGGAGTGTCTGATCATTTCGCGTCGGTCCCGGGAAAACCTAACCGCTTGTAACCTGCTGAACAAAGCCGTCGAAGGTATAATGGAAGGTCTGATGAACATTCCCGACCATATCGATCAGATCAAACTATACAGAGACATTCATCTTCGGGTGATGCGGTTGCTACAGGACCCACGTGCATTCGGGCCAGTTTGGACTAATAAGGCGATCACTCGTTACATGCTCGAATGTCGCGAAGACGTTCGTTACAACGTGGAAGCTGTTGACCTgttgatttcatcaaattttgtCAACATGCCCCAGTACGACATGATGCTGATGCAGCTTATGGACAACGGAAATAACTATGTGGCAGTTGTGTTTGCTATGCAACTGGTACAAACCTACTTCATCGACGAACGCCCCAACTCGGTTATTACGGAAAACGATCTGTTGAACACGATTGATCTGCTGGCTAGATTGGCCGTTCATTCAAGAGCTCCTGAAGGTTTGGCACATTTAATTGAAATGCTTCGCTCGAACCATGACCCCAACACGTTCTTGGTGGATCGTGCACTCGCTGGACCGACGTCGTACATCCACTCAGGCATCATTCAGGCTAGG GCTACCGATATCGAAGACCCACCAGGTTTCGCCGATCGAACGGAGTATCTGTTGAAGGATTGGATTACCATCTATCACACTCAGGCTGCCGGCCGAGATCCAATTAAGGCTTTCAGTATCTTCGTGAACAAAATGAATGTGTACGGGATATTAAAGGGTGACGAACCGCTTACAAGATTTTTCCGTCATGCAACCCAATGTTGCATTGATTTGACTTATCGGAACATGAACGATCCAAGCTCGAAATCGAAAATATTCCAATGGATTGACGCTTACGTGCGCTTGATTGCTTTGCTTGTGAAGCACTCCGGAGAGAGTGGCAATTCGAGTACTAAGCTCAATCTACTGAATAAG GTGTTGGGAATTGTAGTAGGAATTCTGCTGCAAGATCAGGAAGTGCATGGTACAGCTTTCCAACAGCTGGGCTACCACCGAATCTTCATAATGCTGTTCCTCGAGCTAAGTGCGCATGATCCAGTACTGGAAAATATCAGCCTCAGTGTAATTACAGCTTTCTGTCACACGTTCCACATTCTAAGACCATCGCTAGCACCAGGGTTCTGCTACTCCTGGTTGGAACTCATCTCGCACCGTGTTTTTATCGGTCGCATTCTGGCTTCGATTCCTCAACAGAAGGGATGGTCCATGTATTCACAACTGCTGATTGATCTGTTTAAATATCTCGCTCCGTTCCTCCGTAATGCAGAACTTGCCAAGCCGGTTCAGCATCTTTATAAAGGAACATTGCGAGTATTGCTAGTGTTGTTGCATGATTTCCCCGAGTTTCTGTGCGATTATCATTTTGGATTTTGCGATGTTATTCCTCCGAACTGTATCCAGATGAGGAATCTGATCCTGTCGGCGTATCCTAGGAACATGCGTCTACCGGATCCATTCACACCGAATTTGAAG GTTGATATGTTGACCGACATCGGTGGAGCACCTCGAATTTTCACCAACTATGCCGCTGCAATAACTCCCAACAGTTTTAAAAAAGATCTGGATTCGTATCTGAAGGCACGTTCACCGGTGACGTTCCTCTCGGAATTGCGTAGTAATTTACAAATTTCCAACGAGCCCGGTTCCCGGTACAACATCCCGCTGATGAACGCTCTGGTGTTGTACGTAGGAACGCAGGCAATCGCCCATATTCG TTCGAAGAATCTGGGTCCCACGATGGCAACTATTGTGCACAGCGCCCATATGGACATTTTCCAGAATCTTGCGGTGGATCTAGATAACGAGGGTCGATATCTGTTCTTGAATGCAATTGCTAACCAGTTGCGATATCCGAACAGTCATACGCATTACTTTAGCTGCGCGATACTGTATCTCTTTGTGGAGGCCAACTCCGAGGCGATTCAG GAACAAATTACTCGCGTTCTGCTGGAACGACTGATTGTGAACCGTCCACACCCGTGGGGCCTTCTGATAACATTTATCGAGCTGATCAAAAATCCGGCGTATAAGTTCTGGGATCACGATTTCGTGCACTGTGCACCGGAAATCGAAAA ATTATTCGAATCGGTGGCCAATTCGTGCATGGTTGTCAAATCGAAGAGTCAACAGCAGATGCCGAATGTGGAGTCGGAAATTGCGGAATGCAATTAG